The Anas platyrhynchos isolate ZD024472 breed Pekin duck chromosome 3, IASCAAS_PekinDuck_T2T, whole genome shotgun sequence genome includes a window with the following:
- the RPS12 gene encoding small ribosomal subunit protein eS12 isoform X1, whose amino-acid sequence MAEEGITAGGVMDVNTALQEVLKTALIHDGLARGIREAAKALDKRQAHLCVLASNCDEPMYVKLVEALCAEHQINLIKVDDNKKLGEWVGLCKIDREGKPRKVVGCSCVVVKDYGKESQAKDVIEEYFKCKK is encoded by the exons ATGGCCGAGGAAGG CATTACTGCTGGAGGTGTAATGGACGTTAACACCGCCCTCCAAGAAGTGCTGAAGACCGCACTTATCCATGATGGCCTAGCTCGTGGGATTCGTGAAGCAGCTAAAGCCTTGGACAA GCGCCAAGCCCATCTTTGTGTCCTGGCTTCAAATTGTGATGAACCCATGTACGTGAAGCTAGTTGAAGCACTCTGTGCAGAACACCAGATCAACCTGATAAAG GTTGATGACAACAAAAAGCTGGGCGAATGGGTAGGACTCTGCAAGATCGACAGAGAAGGAAAGCCTCGCAAAGTGGTGGGCTGCAGCTGTGTGGTGGTTAAA GACTATGGCAAGGAATCTCAGGCCAAAGATGTCATCGAAGAGTACTTCAAGtgcaagaaatga
- the RPS12 gene encoding small ribosomal subunit protein eS12 isoform X2 yields MDVNTALQEVLKTALIHDGLARGIREAAKALDKRQAHLCVLASNCDEPMYVKLVEALCAEHQINLIKVDDNKKLGEWVGLCKIDREGKPRKVVGCSCVVVKDYGKESQAKDVIEEYFKCKK; encoded by the exons ATGGACGTTAACACCGCCCTCCAAGAAGTGCTGAAGACCGCACTTATCCATGATGGCCTAGCTCGTGGGATTCGTGAAGCAGCTAAAGCCTTGGACAA GCGCCAAGCCCATCTTTGTGTCCTGGCTTCAAATTGTGATGAACCCATGTACGTGAAGCTAGTTGAAGCACTCTGTGCAGAACACCAGATCAACCTGATAAAG GTTGATGACAACAAAAAGCTGGGCGAATGGGTAGGACTCTGCAAGATCGACAGAGAAGGAAAGCCTCGCAAAGTGGTGGGCTGCAGCTGTGTGGTGGTTAAA GACTATGGCAAGGAATCTCAGGCCAAAGATGTCATCGAAGAGTACTTCAAGtgcaagaaatga